The genomic region CGCATGGCTTCACGCGGGTCGGTCGTTTGCTGGTCAGGCATGGCTGAGCGCCTCCCTCCGCCTTGGCAGCATCGCGCGCTGCCGCCAGCGCGTCGGCCAGCACGCCCTTTTCCTTCGCTCGGATCAGCCAGTCACGGGCGCGGTCGAGATCGCTCTGCGTCGGGTCGTCGCCAAGCGTGAGCCCGAACTGCCCGGCAATGCGACGGCGTTTGAAGGCTGGCTCACGGAGGCCAGGGGAAGTTTGCTCGCGGCGTTTGCCCCGCAGACCGTGGCGCGGTCGCAGCTGCGATCACCGAACCATGGTCGAACGGTCAAACCGAAGGGCAGATCACCAAGGTGAAGCTCCTGAAACGACCGATCTTCTGCGTGCCCGGCTCATCTCTGCATGACAGCATAAGGCAAAGCCTGCACCGGGAATGCGGAAGAGCCCTTTTCCCACGCCGAACCACACATGAAGGCGCCACCCACCAGCCCCCACAGCGCCGGATGATCTCTGCACCTCGGCGTCATGTTCATGAAGCGCTCGAATGCGGCTGTTCGACGCCACTGTGCATTTCGGCTTCCAGATCGTCCGCCAAGGTCTGGCATTTCGTCATTTGGCCCCAGGCGGGTGCGAGTTTGAGCCGGAACGGAGGCAAGACGACAGCCACGCCGCGGTGCACGAAACGGGCCTCTGCCGGCGTCACCGCGACCGCTCCGGAACCGAGCGTATCGGCGCGATCCTGCCACAACACGCCAGTTCTGATGCAGATAGTGATGGCGTTCAGTTGGTCCGGCACGGCTCTGGTGGCGAAGTTAACCCGATACCAGCCCTGGTCGTCCGTCCCATCCCAGGGGACCGGCGGCAATTGCGGTTCGGTTCCGACAATTTCCAGGTGCCCAGCAATGTCTTTGTAGACTGGGTGCGTCCAGTGCCGAAAGGCGAATCCGGCCGCCAGCCTTGGCGTCGTTGGACGCCCCAGGGCCTTCGGCCACAGCAGTGTCCCCCAGACTGTGCCGCCCAGCATTCTTTGCCGGTTTTCCATATCGGGCAGAAGTTGCGCCAATCTCTCGGCCGTAACGGTGCCCGTGATCTGGGCGATCACCTGCTGCAGATCAAACGTTTCGGGCGAGCCAAACTGTTCATCGCCCAAGCGCATTGGCCTGTGCGTCGTTGCACCCATTCACGCTATCCCCCGTTCTGATGTCTTTTGTTCAGCGGCACCGCATTCGCGATGTGGCAGACGCTAACCCGAGCGGGAGGGATGCTCCCACCTTCCCCACAAAAATCTGAACGGGACCTCGCCTTTGTCGTTTCAGCCCTCTCATCTGTATCCGAGTCCGCAGGCAGTCGCCCGCGTGACGCGCGACCGCAACGCCCTGTCATGCGCGCGCCAGCGCCGGGCGTGATAGATCCGGTCCGAACGGGGAGGGACCGGACGTGACGGCCGAGAGACTGCGCGAGATCCTGTGCCAATTGGGTTGGTCCAAAGACCACCTGCAGCAACGCCTGCGAGTTGACCCGCGCGTCGTCCGCCGCTGGATCAGTGGAGGCGCCGATATTCCCGAGTCGATCGCGCTGTGGCTGGAGCGGGCCGCGGTGCTGGACGCGAGCAACCCGCCGCCGGTGCGGAACAGCGCCAGGTAGCGCGAGAGGCTGCCCATATTATAGGGCAGGGGAGAGGGGCCGGCGCAGGCCCGCATTCTGCGCGCCGCGCCGGCGTGCCTGGCCCCCGCGGTTTCATGGAGCGGTTCAGGCTGGGCGCATTCCTACGGCATTTGCCGCCGGGGCGCGGGGCAAGAATTTTCAGGAACAGTCAACCGAAGCGTTGGTCCGGATCGGCACGATGCCCCCCTCGGGCGGCGGTCCAGACAGCAGTCTCGACGCGGGTGCCAGCGGCGAGCGCGCGGGCCATGAGATCGCCTCGGACACGACGACGGCCTCAAAGGCCGGGCGCGCGAAGAAAAAGCCCTGCATGTAACGCACGCCCGCCTGCCGCAGTGCCTCGACCTCGCCAATCCGCTCGACGCCTTCGACGACGAGCTTGATCCCGAGTTCGCTGGTAAGCGTGACGAGGCTGGCGACGATGGCGAACCGCGTGCGGTCCTGGTCGCAATCCACGATGATCTGACGGTCGAGCTTGATGATGTCTGGCTTCAACTCAACGAGGCGGGCAAGGCCGGAATACCCGGTTCCGAAATCGTCGAGCGCGACCTTGAAGTGGTGGCGGTGGTATTCTTCGATAATGGCGCGCGTGTGCGCGGTATCTGTGATGCTCTCGTTTTCCGTAAACTCGAAAGTCAGGCGTTCGAGCAAGAAGCCGTTCGCGGCGGCGGCGGCGAGAGTGCGGCGGATGCAGGCGCGCGGCTCGTAGACGGCATTGGGCAGGAAGTTGATATTGAGCCGGCCATCAAGACCCAGCCGGGCGGCCATCTCGATTGCCTTGACGCGGCAGGCTTGGTCGAAGGCATAAAGGCTCCCGTCGTCGACCTGCGCCAGAATCGATTCCGCGCTCTCGCCGAAGGGGCCGCGCACCAGAGCCTCGTGCCCATCGATGCGCATCTCTGCAAGATCGACGATGGGCTGGAAAGCCATTGTGAAGGGGAACAACGGCCCCTCGTTGTGGCACCGCCCACAGCCCCATCGTTCGTCCGTCATGACCGCTCTTGTGGACAACCATAGATAGAGAATGGTGGCCTGCATAACACGCGCAAGGGGCTACCTCGAAGCCTTTTCGGTGGAGAGCGATCGTATTCGGTTGCGGCTGACGGCCGGGAGTAGCCGTGACGCAGCCTACCTAATGACACGTGATTTGGCTTATCGCGTCTAATATCCCGCACCACAATTGATGCAGATCTGCACCGGCGCGCGCTCCTCTGGGCGGCTTTGCCCCTTGAGAAAATGGGGCTGCATCTCGTCGAATATCTATCATCGCATGCCTGCGATACTCAACGCCATGCGGCTGAAACTTAACAATAAGCGCTGAAAATAAACGGAATTCTCAATTATTTTAAGCTGTGGGTCGCTGGTTCGAATCCAGTGGGGCACGCCAGATTTCAGTAAATTAGCGAATATTAAGGAAAGTATTTTAAGGCAAGGGCTCCGCCCTTGACCCGCCAAGGGCCATAAGGCCCTTGGATCCCATTCGCGCTGCGCGGCACAGCACCATCCACCATCATCGCCCCCCGTCTGACCGCCTTCCATGGCCGGACGTTGTCCGCCCACCAGCATCTGATTGATAACGTACGTCGTATGTATTATAACTAAATCACCATCGGCCAATCGTATTTTCAAGCCGGCCATCAGGGACGGGGAACGGCATGGCGATCAATCTCAGGACGGCAGTGGTCGAGAACCGCGAGCAGCGGCTCGGCACCATCATAGGGTGGGATGAAGGCAGCGCGTCGCTGCTGGCCGAGCAGTCGGAATTCTCGCGCGGCGGCTGCGGCAGCAAATGCGGTCCGGGCAGCAAAGGGGCCCGCATCTGCGAGTTGCAGAGCCCCTTCACCCAGGGCGGCAGTTGCAGCGAGCAGGTGGTGCAGGCACTCGGCAGCTCTATCCTCGATGCCGTGCTGGTCCAGCATTCCCCGATCGGGTGTGCTGCGAACATGGCCAGCAACAACGCCAATTTCCGCAACGCGCTCAACCGCCTCGGCCGGCCGGTGCGCAACAATACCGCGGTGTCGACCAACCTGACCGAACGCGACATGGTCTATGGCGGCGTCGACAAGTTGCAGGCTGCCATCCGCGAAGCCTATCGCCGGCACCAGCCCAAGGCCGTATTCATCGCCACCTCCTGCGCCACCGGCATCATCGGCGATGACGTCGAGACCGCCGCCCGCGAGGTCGAGGAGGAGATCGGCATCCCGGTGATCCCGGTGTTCTGCGAAGGCTTCAAGTCGAAGCACTGGAGCACCGGCTTCGATGCCATCCAGCACGGCATCCTGCGCAAGCTCGTCCGCCGCAACCCGGAACGCAAGCAGAAGGACCTTGTCAACGTCGTTATCCTTCCCGGCAGCGACGTCTACACGCCGATGCTGGCCGAACTCGGGCTGCGGGCCAATCTCGTGGTCAACCAGGCCACGGTGGAGCAACTGCAGCAGATGTCCGAAGCCGCCGCCTCGGTGACTTTCTGCTACACCCTCGCGAGCTACATCACCGCGGCGCTGGAACAGGAATTCGGCGTGCCCGAGGTCAAGGCACCGCAGCCCTACGGCTTTTCCGGCACCGATGCCTGGCTGCGCGCCCTCGGCAAGGTGACCGACCGCGAGGCCGCGGTCGAAGCCTACATCGCCCGCGAAAAGGCCCGGGTCACGCCGATCATCGAGGACCTGCGCCGCCAGCTTGCCGGCCTGCGCGGCTATGTCGCGATGGGGGCTTCCTTTGCGCATGGCGTCGTGGTGGTGCTGCGCGAACTCGGCATCGAGGTGCCCGGCACGCTGGTGTTCCACCACGACCCCACCTACGACAGCGGCTCGCCGGAGCGCGACACGCTCGGCCACCTGGTCGATGCCACCGGCGATGTCGACACCTTCACCGTCGGCGTCCGGCAGCATTATCAGTTCTACAACCTGCTGCAGCGGGTGAACCCGGATTTCGTCGTCATCCGCCATGGCGGGCTGTCGCCACTGGCCTCCCGGCTCGGCATGCCATCGCTGCAGCTCGGAGATTCCAGCTTCGCCCTCGGCTATCAGGGGATCGTCAATCTTGGATACGAGATCCTGACCGCCCTGCAGCACCGGAAATTCCATGAAGACCTGAAGGCCCACAGCTCGTTGCCCTATCGGGAATCCTGGCTGGCCGAGAAAGATCCGTTCGCGCTCGCCCGCGCCGCCACGGAGTAAGCCGCTGCCCCGCCGCCCGCCAGGGCCGGCGGGGCATTTTCGAAGTTGCGTTTGTCTGACAGGATATCACGGATCATGGTGGAATACCGACCGCTTGGGCGCACCGATCTCCGGGTGTCGGCGCTTTGCCTCGGCACGATGACCTGGGGCCAGCAGAACACGGAGCAGGAGGGGCATGCGCAACTCGACGTCGCCCGTGAGCGTGGCCTCAACTTTCTCGACACCGCCGAGAGCTATTCGATTCCGCCGCGTGCCGAGACCCAGGGCTCCACCGAGCGGATCATCGGCACCTGGCTGAAAAGCCGCGGCGGACGCGACAAGGTGGTGATCGCCACCAAGGTTTCCGGGCGCAGCACCAGCACCTACCTGCGGCCCGGCGGCGCCCATCCGGAGCTGAACCGCGCGAATATCCATCATGCGGTGGAAGGGTCGCTGCGGCGGCTGCAGACCGACTACATCGATCTCTATCAG from Rhodovastum atsumiense harbors:
- a CDS encoding nitrogenase component 1 is translated as MAINLRTAVVENREQRLGTIIGWDEGSASLLAEQSEFSRGGCGSKCGPGSKGARICELQSPFTQGGSCSEQVVQALGSSILDAVLVQHSPIGCAANMASNNANFRNALNRLGRPVRNNTAVSTNLTERDMVYGGVDKLQAAIREAYRRHQPKAVFIATSCATGIIGDDVETAAREVEEEIGIPVIPVFCEGFKSKHWSTGFDAIQHGILRKLVRRNPERKQKDLVNVVILPGSDVYTPMLAELGLRANLVVNQATVEQLQQMSEAAASVTFCYTLASYITAALEQEFGVPEVKAPQPYGFSGTDAWLRALGKVTDREAAVEAYIAREKARVTPIIEDLRRQLAGLRGYVAMGASFAHGVVVVLRELGIEVPGTLVFHHDPTYDSGSPERDTLGHLVDATGDVDTFTVGVRQHYQFYNLLQRVNPDFVVIRHGGLSPLASRLGMPSLQLGDSSFALGYQGIVNLGYEILTALQHRKFHEDLKAHSSLPYRESWLAEKDPFALARAATE
- a CDS encoding helix-turn-helix domain-containing protein, with translation MTAERLREILCQLGWSKDHLQQRLRVDPRVVRRWISGGADIPESIALWLERAAVLDASNPPPVRNSAR
- a CDS encoding EAL domain-containing protein; this translates as MTDERWGCGRCHNEGPLFPFTMAFQPIVDLAEMRIDGHEALVRGPFGESAESILAQVDDGSLYAFDQACRVKAIEMAARLGLDGRLNINFLPNAVYEPRACIRRTLAAAAANGFLLERLTFEFTENESITDTAHTRAIIEEYHRHHFKVALDDFGTGYSGLARLVELKPDIIKLDRQIIVDCDQDRTRFAIVASLVTLTSELGIKLVVEGVERIGEVEALRQAGVRYMQGFFFARPAFEAVVVSEAISWPARSPLAPASRLLSGPPPEGGIVPIRTNASVDCS